One region of Streptomyces davaonensis JCM 4913 genomic DNA includes:
- a CDS encoding MHYT domain-containing protein, with protein MEGTVDGFRYGAVTPVAAYVMACLGGALGLRCIVRSLINEGSWKPGWLALGATSIGCGIWTMHFIAMIGFQVEETRIRYDASLTVLSLIVAIVVVGVGVFIVGYRGAGRSSLTLAGVITGLGVAAMHYLGMAAMQLNGDLRYNALTVHLSILIAIAAATAALWAAVSVRGFLMSLGASLVMGVAVSGMHYTGMAAVDVHLHSATTGGSWSGDSPMSLLLPMLIGPIVFLLLAGVVVMFDPLLVLGDDEGGRPAERPETPRLGNRETVKGGPPQGRS; from the coding sequence ATGGAAGGCACGGTCGACGGGTTCCGCTACGGGGCGGTGACCCCTGTGGCGGCCTATGTGATGGCGTGCCTTGGCGGGGCGCTGGGGCTGCGCTGCATCGTCCGGTCGCTGATCAACGAAGGGTCCTGGAAGCCCGGCTGGCTGGCGCTGGGCGCCACCTCGATCGGCTGCGGCATCTGGACCATGCACTTCATCGCGATGATCGGCTTCCAGGTCGAGGAGACCCGGATCCGCTACGACGCCTCACTGACGGTCCTCAGCCTGATCGTGGCGATCGTGGTGGTCGGCGTGGGGGTCTTCATCGTGGGCTATCGCGGCGCGGGCAGGTCCTCGCTGACCCTCGCTGGTGTGATCACCGGGCTCGGGGTCGCTGCCATGCACTACCTCGGCATGGCGGCGATGCAGCTCAATGGGGACCTCCGGTACAACGCGCTCACCGTCCACCTCTCCATCCTGATCGCCATCGCCGCCGCGACCGCCGCGCTGTGGGCGGCCGTGTCGGTGCGGGGCTTCCTGATGAGCCTCGGCGCGAGCCTGGTGATGGGCGTGGCCGTGTCCGGGATGCACTACACCGGCATGGCCGCCGTGGACGTCCATCTGCACAGCGCGACGACCGGCGGCTCCTGGTCGGGCGACTCGCCCATGTCCCTGCTGCTCCCCATGCTGATCGGCCCGATCGTGTTCCTGCTGCTGGCGGGCGTGGTGGTGATGTTCGATCCGCTGCTGGTCCTCGGCGACGACGAAGGCGGGCGCCCGGCCGAACGACCCGAGACACCCCGGCTCGGGAACCGGGAGACCGTCAAGGGCGGTCCGCCGCAAGGGCGTTCGTAG
- a CDS encoding metallophosphoesterase family protein → MSDSSRDTAEGAGWGTAERGAYRRLMPAEVQKISWLDPRMLWAARNGVLASWFGDPTGRTRSRWVAQLAAAGAPADKVIRRTDPDRFSFLVIGDTGEGDEPQYAVVPGLLEAGRDTSFAVLASDVIYPVGSADDYGAKFFRPYQDYPAPIYAIPGNHDWYEDLGAFMRVFCDDAPPLEPEPRPRPLTRAWLRALLWHRARRTDGRHLDEARKLRSAPAQQAVQPGPYWAVDAGPVRIIGIDTGLLGTLDAEQGAWLREVSRDPRPKILITGSPLYVDGEHHPCEIEGGGTVDDIVRDPAHRYVAAIGGDIHNYQRYPVKVDDRTIQYVVSGGGGAFMHATHTIPRVDVANVTEKDFRCYPLRGDSLAFYSRLYGRRLRLRRFFALSEAEAAGVVAERLGIPLTRAQHATARITRRTRLVASLLGAGRRPDRTARFRLPVRKIYTSLFSPGSATYSPPFFKCFLRVDVSPESVRLRCYAATGNRAQEIEPPVEDEVTIPLV, encoded by the coding sequence GTGTCTGACTCTTCACGCGATACCGCCGAAGGCGCCGGCTGGGGAACCGCGGAACGCGGTGCGTACCGGCGGCTGATGCCCGCCGAGGTCCAGAAGATCTCCTGGCTGGACCCGAGAATGCTGTGGGCTGCCCGCAACGGCGTGCTGGCCTCCTGGTTCGGGGACCCGACCGGCCGCACGCGCAGCCGCTGGGTGGCGCAGCTGGCCGCGGCCGGGGCACCCGCCGACAAGGTGATCCGGCGCACCGACCCCGACCGCTTCTCCTTCCTGGTCATCGGGGACACCGGGGAGGGCGACGAGCCCCAGTACGCCGTGGTGCCGGGGCTGTTGGAGGCGGGCCGGGACACCAGCTTCGCGGTGCTCGCCAGTGACGTCATCTACCCGGTGGGCAGCGCGGACGACTACGGCGCGAAGTTCTTCCGGCCCTACCAGGACTACCCGGCACCGATCTACGCGATACCCGGCAACCACGACTGGTACGAGGACCTCGGCGCGTTCATGCGCGTCTTCTGCGACGACGCCCCGCCCCTGGAGCCCGAGCCGAGGCCGCGCCCGCTGACCCGGGCCTGGCTGCGCGCCCTGCTGTGGCACCGGGCTCGCCGCACGGACGGCCGACACCTGGACGAGGCCCGGAAGTTGCGCTCCGCCCCGGCCCAACAGGCGGTCCAGCCGGGCCCGTACTGGGCCGTCGACGCCGGACCGGTCCGGATCATAGGCATCGACACGGGCCTGCTCGGCACCCTCGACGCCGAACAGGGCGCCTGGCTGCGCGAGGTCTCCCGCGACCCACGCCCGAAGATCCTGATCACGGGCTCACCGCTGTACGTGGACGGCGAGCACCACCCCTGCGAGATCGAGGGCGGCGGCACGGTCGACGACATCGTCCGCGATCCGGCGCACCGCTATGTGGCGGCGATAGGCGGCGACATCCACAACTACCAGCGCTACCCGGTCAAGGTGGACGACCGCACGATCCAGTACGTCGTCTCGGGCGGCGGCGGCGCGTTCATGCACGCCACGCACACCATCCCCCGGGTCGACGTGGCGAACGTGACCGAGAAGGACTTCCGCTGCTACCCCCTGCGCGGCGACTCCCTCGCCTTCTACAGCAGGCTGTACGGCCGCCGCCTGCGCCTGCGCCGCTTCTTCGCGCTCTCCGAGGCCGAAGCGGCGGGGGTGGTCGCCGAGCGGCTGGGCATCCCGCTGACCAGGGCCCAGCATGCGACCGCCCGGATCACCCGCCGTACCCGTCTGGTGGCGAGCCTGCTCGGCGCGGGCCGCCGCCCGGACCGCACCGCCCGCTTCCGCCTCCCGGTGCGCAAGATCTACACCTCCCTCTTCTCCCCCGGCTCGGCGACCTACAGCCCGCCGTTCTTCAAGTGCTTCCTGCGCGTGGACGTCTCCCCGGAGTCGGTCCGGCTGCGCTGTTACGCCGCGACGGGGAACCGGGCACAGGAGATCGAGCCACCGGTGGAGGACGAAGTGACGATTCCCCTGGTCTGA